A portion of the Blattabacterium clevelandi genome contains these proteins:
- the metG gene encoding methionine--tRNA ligase has translation MKKSNKYIVTAAFPYANGPIHIGHLAGVYLPADIFVRFLRRKNKEVVFICGSDEHGVPITIQAKKENTTPKEIVNKYHFMIKDSLTNFGIHFDNYSRTSTMIHHEISTYFFKKLYKEKKIFEKISEQYYDNEAKQFLADRYISGKCPHCKKKDAYGDQCENCGSSLSSDELIDPRSTISGSLPVLKKTKHWYLPLNEYQEFLEKWILTDHKKDWKVNVYGQSKSWLDKGLKPRAITRDLNWGIPIPFPEEIGKVLYVWFEATIGYISSTIEWANRKKIDWKPYWKNKNTRLIQFIGKDNIVFHCIIFPVILKACNLGYILPDKIIANEFLHLENKKISTSRNWGVWLHEYLEDFPNQQDSLRYILIANMPEKKDNNFNWTDFKIKNNTELVAILGNFVNRSITLIQKYHNGIIPHPGILSIRDKYILKKVRKYPENIGNLIESFQFRDALVCFMDLARLGNKYLTKEEPWKGLYNQRLKPILYVSFQIVGMLAQLSDIFLPYTAKKLLKMLRLKAFFWKKIENKEEILCPGHVLGKSILLFQKITNEKVEKQLKKLKKRNR, from the coding sequence ATGAAAAAATCAAATAAATATATAGTAACAGCGGCCTTTCCATATGCAAATGGACCAATACATATAGGACATTTGGCGGGGGTTTATTTACCTGCAGATATTTTTGTTCGTTTTCTTAGACGAAAAAATAAAGAGGTTGTTTTTATATGTGGATCGGATGAACATGGTGTCCCTATTACTATACAAGCTAAAAAGGAAAATACTACTCCTAAAGAAATAGTAAACAAATATCATTTCATGATTAAAGATAGCTTGACTAATTTTGGAATACATTTTGACAACTATTCCAGAACTTCTACAATGATTCATCACGAAATTTCGACTTATTTTTTTAAAAAACTTTATAAAGAAAAAAAAATTTTTGAAAAAATATCTGAACAATATTATGATAACGAAGCTAAACAATTTTTAGCAGATAGATATATATCCGGAAAATGTCCTCATTGTAAAAAAAAGGATGCTTATGGAGATCAATGTGAAAATTGTGGGTCTTCGTTAAGTTCTGATGAATTAATAGATCCTCGATCTACTATAAGTGGTAGTTTACCAGTTTTAAAAAAAACCAAACATTGGTATTTACCTTTAAACGAATATCAAGAATTTTTAGAAAAATGGATTTTAACGGATCATAAAAAAGATTGGAAAGTCAATGTCTATGGACAATCAAAATCATGGTTAGATAAAGGATTAAAACCTCGTGCTATAACAAGAGATCTGAATTGGGGAATTCCTATTCCTTTTCCGGAAGAAATAGGAAAAGTTCTCTATGTATGGTTTGAGGCAACCATAGGATATATTTCCTCTACCATAGAATGGGCAAATCGTAAAAAAATAGACTGGAAGCCTTATTGGAAAAATAAGAATACTCGATTAATTCAATTTATAGGAAAAGATAATATTGTATTTCATTGCATTATTTTTCCAGTTATACTTAAAGCGTGTAATCTTGGATATATATTACCGGATAAGATTATTGCTAATGAATTTCTTCATTTAGAAAATAAGAAAATTTCTACTTCTAGAAATTGGGGCGTATGGCTACATGAATATTTGGAGGATTTCCCAAATCAACAGGATTCACTTCGTTACATTCTCATAGCAAATATGCCAGAAAAAAAAGATAATAATTTTAATTGGACAGATTTTAAAATAAAAAATAATACGGAATTAGTAGCTATATTAGGAAATTTCGTGAATAGAAGTATAACTTTAATTCAAAAATATCACAATGGAATTATTCCTCATCCTGGAATTCTATCGATTCGGGATAAATATATTTTAAAAAAAGTAAGAAAATATCCAGAAAATATAGGTAATTTGATCGAATCTTTTCAATTTCGTGATGCTTTAGTATGCTTTATGGATTTGGCTAGACTTGGGAACAAGTATTTAACAAAAGAAGAACCTTGGAAAGGGTTATATAATCAAAGATTGAAACCCATTCTTTATGTTTCTTTCCAAATCGTTGGAATGTTAGCGCAATTATCAGATATTTTTCTTCCATATACAGCAAAAAAATTATTAAAAATGCTACGTTTGAAAGCTTTTTTTTGGAAAAAAATAGAAAACAAAGAAGAAATTTTATGTCCAGGACATGTATTGGGAAAATCTATATTGTTATTTCAAAAAATAACAAATGAAAAGGTTGAAAAGCAACTAAAAAAATTAAAAAAAAGAAATAGATGA
- the lon gene encoding endopeptidase La encodes MLLKNIFTESGFESEAEFIPLMSQDEEDQLLKDDIPEQLCILTVRNMVLYSGIVFPIIAGKSGSIQLLQDAYGFDKTVGVLTQKNSVIENLSEKDLYTIGTVAKILKLLKMPDGNTTVILQGKRRFKVNRFIQNDPYFKAEIIALKENKPSCKDKEYLALVESIKEIAIKIIQDNPNIPSEASIAIRNIESPSFLINFVASNMNLATRDKQKLLEYNDLKKRAMETLRFLNVEHQQIKLKNDIQSRVRSDMDQQQREYFLHQQIKAIQEELGDISYEKEIDEMRAKASRKKWPKEAKKQFDRELLKMQRTNPQMPEYTVQRNYLELMIDLPWGRYSKDNFNLEFAQKILDRDHYGLEKVKERIIEYLAVLKLRGDMRSPILCFYGPPGVGKTSLGRSIATALKRKYVRVSLGGLHDESEIRGHRRTYIGAMPGRLLQSIRKVGTSNPVFVIDEIDKMGLGTNGDPSSAMLEVLDPEQNTSFYDNFLEMGYDLSKVLFISTANSLSNIQSALIDRMEVIEMNGYTVEEKTPIVKKHILPKQLKENGLKKSDLILGNKQIEKVIESYTRESGLRTLEKHIAKLARYAAKHIAMNKKYVKRLNIEKIEEILGIPNDPDRYEGNNVTGVVTGLAWTNFGGDILYIESSLSKGKGNLSITGNLGDVMKESATIALQYIKAHYEEFHIDPKMFEEKNVHVHVPEGAVPKDGPSAGIAMLTSLVSIYKNRKLKPHLAMTGEITLRGKVLPVGGIKEKILAAKRANIKEIILSQDNKKDVEEIKQDHLKGLTFDYVIDMNDVVHLSLL; translated from the coding sequence ATGTTACTAAAAAATATATTTACCGAATCTGGATTCGAGTCTGAAGCAGAATTTATCCCTTTAATGAGTCAAGATGAAGAAGATCAGCTTCTTAAAGATGATATTCCTGAACAATTATGTATATTAACAGTGAGAAATATGGTTTTGTATTCTGGGATCGTTTTTCCTATTATAGCAGGAAAAAGTGGATCTATTCAGTTATTACAAGATGCTTATGGATTTGATAAAACGGTTGGGGTATTAACACAAAAAAATTCTGTAATAGAAAATCTTAGTGAAAAAGATTTATATACTATAGGAACAGTAGCTAAAATATTAAAATTGTTAAAAATGCCTGATGGAAATACTACTGTAATTTTACAAGGAAAAAGGAGATTTAAAGTTAACCGTTTTATTCAAAACGATCCATATTTTAAAGCAGAAATTATAGCGTTAAAAGAAAATAAACCGTCTTGCAAAGATAAGGAATACCTTGCTTTGGTAGAATCAATCAAGGAAATTGCCATAAAAATTATTCAGGATAATCCAAATATTCCATCAGAAGCCAGTATTGCTATTCGTAATATAGAAAGTCCTTCTTTTTTAATCAATTTTGTAGCTTCTAATATGAATTTAGCTACTAGAGATAAACAAAAATTGTTAGAATACAATGATTTAAAAAAAAGAGCTATGGAAACATTACGTTTCCTTAACGTAGAACATCAACAAATAAAGTTAAAAAATGATATTCAGTCCCGTGTTCGTAGTGATATGGATCAGCAACAGAGAGAATATTTTTTACATCAACAAATTAAAGCTATACAAGAAGAATTAGGTGATATATCTTATGAAAAAGAGATTGATGAAATGCGTGCTAAAGCTTCCAGAAAAAAATGGCCTAAAGAGGCTAAGAAGCAGTTTGATAGAGAACTACTTAAAATGCAAAGGACTAACCCCCAAATGCCAGAATATACGGTTCAAAGAAATTATCTAGAATTAATGATTGATCTTCCATGGGGTCGATATTCAAAAGATAATTTCAATTTAGAATTTGCACAAAAAATATTGGATAGAGATCATTACGGATTGGAAAAAGTTAAAGAACGTATTATAGAATATTTAGCTGTATTAAAATTAAGAGGAGATATGCGTTCTCCTATTCTATGCTTTTATGGTCCACCTGGAGTCGGAAAAACATCTTTGGGTAGATCGATAGCTACCGCTCTTAAAAGAAAGTATGTCCGTGTTTCTTTAGGAGGATTACACGATGAATCGGAAATACGTGGTCATAGAAGAACTTATATTGGAGCTATGCCAGGACGTCTTTTACAATCTATACGAAAAGTCGGAACTTCCAATCCAGTTTTTGTAATTGACGAGATCGATAAAATGGGATTAGGAACAAATGGAGATCCCTCTTCTGCCATGTTAGAAGTTTTAGATCCGGAACAAAATACTTCTTTTTACGATAATTTTTTGGAAATGGGTTATGATCTATCAAAAGTATTGTTTATTTCTACAGCAAATTCTCTTTCCAATATACAATCTGCTCTGATAGATAGAATGGAGGTCATCGAAATGAATGGATATACGGTGGAAGAAAAAACTCCAATTGTAAAAAAGCATATTTTACCTAAGCAATTGAAAGAAAATGGATTGAAAAAATCTGATTTAATACTTGGTAATAAACAAATTGAAAAGGTAATTGAAAGTTATACCCGAGAATCGGGGTTAAGAACTCTAGAAAAACATATTGCTAAATTAGCCCGTTATGCAGCAAAGCATATTGCTATGAATAAAAAATATGTAAAACGTTTAAATATTGAAAAAATAGAGGAAATTCTTGGAATTCCAAATGATCCAGATCGTTATGAAGGAAATAATGTTACAGGAGTCGTTACAGGTTTAGCTTGGACTAATTTTGGTGGAGATATTTTATATATTGAATCCAGTCTTTCCAAAGGAAAAGGAAATTTAAGTATAACCGGTAATTTAGGAGATGTAATGAAAGAATCTGCAACAATTGCTTTGCAATATATTAAAGCTCATTATGAAGAATTTCATATTGATCCTAAAATGTTTGAAGAAAAAAATGTACATGTTCATGTACCGGAAGGTGCTGTACCTAAAGATGGTCCATCTGCCGGAATTGCTATGTTAACTTCTCTTGTATCCATTTATAAAAATAGGAAATTAAAACCTCATTTAGCTATGACTGGAGAAATAACTTTAAGAGGAAAAGTATTACCTGTAGGAGGAATTAAAGAAAAAATATTAGCTGCTAAAAGGGCTAATATCAAAGAAATTATTCTTTCACAGGATAATAAAAAAGATGTAGAAGAAATTAAACAAGACCACTTAAAAGGATTAACCTTTGATTATGTTATAGACATGAATGATGTAGTTCATTTATCCCTATTATAA
- the ligA gene encoding NAD-dependent DNA ligase LigA, with the protein MNNNRKKYIKEKIDKLRKELSEYNYQYYILDTYNVSDYEFDKKLRELYLLEKENPEFYDPKSPTIIIGGSIHPKKYRSTIIHHKYKMYSLQNTYSKSELMIWKNRIDKSISFSTFVCELKYDGVSINLIYQNGLLTNAVTRGDGKKGENVTKNVRTIKSIPIKLIGENYPKYIEIRGEIFIPKKKFIEINIERKKKGIIPYSNPRNTASSTLKMKDTKEVYKRNLSCIVYTVIGKNLPFETQYQSFKYLRNWGFKVPENAMLCKTKQDIFHFMDYWNIWNNHLPYHIDGIVIKVNEYQKQNLLGFTNKYPRWAISYKFRQRLSETKLLNIKFQVGRTGIITPVAYVRPTNISGTMVKKVSLYNDRFIQKMDLHYGDSIFLEKGGDVIPKVTKINVKKRLINAYPIYFLKKCPSCDSSLIKKNKLLYCSNHKCPSQRIGKIQHFVSIRAMNIQGIGNKMIKKLYKKGFLYIISDLYRLKREEFLQLKGVKEKLTDNIIKNIEQSKYNSYDRVLYGLGIPHVGEYISKKLTETFTDINHLINADYNILTSISGIGKKIAKSISTYFSIMENKKMVEKLIKYGLNFSKKYSMIEGKSMIEGKSFVFTGKLSCMSRNIAKNMVEILGGKVFSTVNNQINFIVVGKQFGSKLKKGMKKDNVKILTEDIFIELLKKEKKEKEIKY; encoded by the coding sequence ATGAATAATAATAGAAAAAAATATATCAAAGAAAAGATAGACAAACTAAGAAAAGAATTATCAGAATATAATTATCAATATTATATATTGGATACTTATAATGTATCGGATTACGAATTTGATAAAAAATTGAGAGAATTATATTTATTAGAAAAAGAAAATCCAGAATTCTATGATCCTAAATCACCTACAATCATAATAGGTGGAAGTATTCATCCCAAAAAATATAGATCTACAATCATTCATCATAAATATAAAATGTACTCCCTTCAAAATACCTATTCCAAAAGTGAATTAATGATTTGGAAAAATAGAATTGATAAATCAATTTCTTTTTCTACTTTCGTGTGTGAACTAAAATATGATGGAGTATCCATTAATTTAATCTATCAAAATGGATTATTAACCAATGCCGTAACTCGTGGAGATGGTAAAAAAGGAGAAAATGTTACAAAAAATGTACGAACCATAAAATCGATTCCCATAAAATTAATTGGAGAAAACTATCCTAAATATATTGAAATACGTGGAGAAATTTTTATTCCTAAAAAAAAATTTATAGAAATAAATATAGAACGAAAAAAAAAAGGAATAATTCCTTATTCTAATCCAAGAAATACAGCTAGTAGTACCCTAAAAATGAAAGATACCAAAGAAGTCTATAAAAGAAATCTATCTTGTATTGTATACACGGTTATAGGAAAAAATCTTCCTTTTGAGACACAATATCAATCTTTCAAATACCTACGAAATTGGGGATTTAAAGTACCAGAAAATGCTATGCTTTGTAAAACAAAACAGGATATATTTCATTTCATGGACTATTGGAATATATGGAATAATCATCTACCCTACCATATTGACGGGATAGTCATTAAGGTTAATGAGTACCAAAAACAAAATCTTTTAGGATTTACGAATAAATATCCAAGATGGGCAATTTCTTATAAATTTAGACAAAGATTATCAGAAACAAAGTTGTTAAACATAAAATTTCAAGTAGGACGTACTGGTATCATTACACCTGTAGCTTATGTACGCCCTACAAATATTTCTGGAACCATGGTGAAAAAAGTTTCTCTTTATAATGATCGTTTTATACAAAAAATGGACCTCCATTATGGAGATTCTATTTTTTTGGAAAAAGGAGGGGATGTCATTCCTAAAGTTACCAAAATAAATGTAAAAAAACGATTGATCAATGCCTATCCTATCTATTTCTTAAAAAAATGTCCATCATGTGATAGTTCTTTAATAAAAAAAAATAAATTGTTATACTGTTCCAATCATAAATGTCCTTCTCAAAGGATTGGAAAAATACAACATTTTGTAAGTATACGAGCCATGAATATACAAGGAATTGGAAATAAAATGATTAAAAAACTATATAAAAAGGGATTTTTATACATAATTTCCGATTTATATAGATTAAAAAGGGAAGAATTTCTTCAACTTAAGGGAGTTAAAGAAAAATTAACAGATAATATCATAAAAAATATAGAACAATCTAAATACAATTCTTATGATAGAGTTTTATATGGATTAGGAATTCCTCATGTAGGAGAATATATTTCTAAAAAGTTAACAGAAACCTTTACCGATATCAATCATTTGATCAATGCAGATTATAATATTTTAACGTCAATTTCAGGTATAGGTAAAAAAATAGCAAAAAGTATAAGTACTTATTTTTCAATCATGGAAAACAAAAAAATGGTAGAAAAACTTATAAAATATGGATTAAATTTTTCAAAAAAATATTCTATGATTGAAGGAAAATCTATGATTGAAGGAAAATCTTTTGTTTTTACAGGAAAACTATCTTGTATGTCACGGAATATCGCTAAAAATATGGTAGAAATTTTAGGTGGAAAAGTATTTAGTACTGTTAATAATCAAATTAATTTTATCGTTGTTGGAAAACAATTTGGTTCAAAATTAAAAAAAGGAATGAAAAAAGATAATGTGAAAATTTTGACTGAAGATATTTTTATTGAGCTCCTTAAAAAGGAAAAGAAAGAAAAGGAAATCAAATATTAA
- a CDS encoding N5-glutamine methyltransferase family protein: MMYFYKFYNLFYDTLKKVYPEIKELNHLFFILTTHVLECDKIKIILKLSRKEKIDDFIYKKLIRKLWELKKNRPIQYVIGKTEFFGMDFLVNEKVFIPRPETEELVSWIIDDYKIKNSENIQIFDIGTGCGCISITLKKKLPKIRSIHAIDLSHEVLSIARINSKLHNVKIFLRKVDILHNLIFLQKIKKYTVNIIVSNPPYVRVSEKKLMHPNIVQYEPFQALFVPDEDPFIFYKKIIFWIKKRFTGVVVYVYFEINQFIHLDFIHFMKKYGFTDIEMRKDFQGVFRMIRATYY, translated from the coding sequence ATGATGTATTTTTATAAATTTTACAATTTATTTTATGATACTCTTAAAAAAGTATATCCAGAAATTAAGGAATTAAATCATCTATTTTTTATTCTAACAACTCATGTTTTGGAATGTGATAAAATAAAAATTATCTTAAAATTAAGTAGAAAGGAAAAAATAGATGATTTCATATACAAAAAATTGATAAGAAAATTATGGGAATTAAAAAAAAATAGACCCATTCAATATGTAATTGGAAAGACAGAATTTTTTGGAATGGATTTCCTTGTTAATGAAAAAGTTTTTATCCCGAGACCAGAAACAGAAGAATTAGTATCTTGGATAATAGATGATTATAAAATAAAAAATAGTGAAAATATTCAAATATTTGATATTGGAACAGGATGTGGATGTATTAGTATTACTTTAAAAAAAAAACTTCCTAAAATCCGTTCTATTCATGCAATAGATCTTTCTCATGAAGTCCTTTCGATAGCAAGAATAAATTCCAAATTACATAACGTAAAAATTTTTTTAAGAAAAGTTGATATTCTTCATAATTTAATTTTTTTACAAAAAATAAAAAAATATACCGTTAATATTATCGTGAGTAATCCTCCTTATGTAAGAGTATCTGAGAAAAAATTGATGCATCCAAATATTGTTCAATATGAACCTTTTCAAGCTTTATTTGTTCCAGATGAGGATCCATTCATTTTTTATAAAAAAATTATTTTTTGGATAAAAAAAAGGTTTACTGGTGTAGTAGTATATGTTTATTTTGAGATCAACCAATTTATTCATTTAGATTTTATTCATTTTATGAAAAAATACGGGTTTACGGATATAGAAATGAGAAAAGATTTTCAAGGGGTTTTCCGAATGATTCGTGCAACATATTATTAA
- the mnmE gene encoding tRNA uridine-5-carboxymethylaminomethyl(34) synthesis GTPase MnmE produces the protein MFDDDTIVALATPTGSSAISVIRISGKKSISTVETIFSSVHSGKKLENQSTHTIHLGYIVDNHIDDDRSNNRSNYLDQVLVSIFRSPFSYTGENMIEISCHGSYYIQQQILQLLIRKGIRLARPGEFTFRAFLNKKMDLSQAEAIADLILSDNQASHELSLQQIKGTLTSTIKNLRKKLLDFYSLLELELDFSEENMIFAKRSDLFSFLKDLEETLKDLIESFSLGNSIKKGIYVVIIGEPNVGKSTLFNYVIQENRSIISHIEGTTRDSIEGELILNGIHFHFVDTAGIRDTKDTIEIMGVRKTMEKIQEAQVLLYLFDASKNDRKKQKKMLKKIQIIHEKNPLKKILVIANKSDLSSFKDFYNLKSKFSYFFEISAKNHHGIKRILYTLSNLFIEKLKEKNIIVTQNRHYEALKQSLKEVLLAHDALSKRLPEDLVSIHIKEALHHLGKITGEITNEEVLKNIFSQFCIGK, from the coding sequence ATGTTTGATGATGATACAATTGTTGCTTTAGCTACTCCTACTGGTTCCAGTGCAATTTCGGTTATTCGTATTTCTGGAAAAAAATCTATATCCACCGTTGAAACTATTTTTAGTTCCGTTCATTCTGGAAAAAAATTGGAAAATCAATCCACTCATACTATTCATTTAGGATATATTGTAGATAATCATATAGATGATGATAGAAGTAATAATAGAAGTAATTATTTGGATCAAGTTTTAGTATCTATATTTAGATCTCCTTTTTCTTATACAGGAGAAAATATGATAGAAATATCTTGTCATGGATCTTATTATATTCAACAACAGATTTTACAATTGTTAATCAGAAAAGGAATACGTTTAGCTCGTCCTGGAGAATTTACATTTCGTGCATTTTTAAATAAAAAAATGGATTTATCACAAGCAGAAGCTATAGCAGATCTCATATTATCGGATAATCAAGCCTCTCATGAATTATCTTTGCAACAAATAAAGGGCACCTTAACTAGTACCATTAAAAATTTACGGAAAAAATTATTGGATTTTTATTCCTTATTAGAATTAGAATTGGACTTTTCTGAAGAAAATATGATTTTTGCAAAAAGATCCGATCTTTTTTCTTTCTTAAAGGATTTAGAAGAAACTTTAAAAGATTTAATTGAATCTTTTTCTCTAGGAAATTCTATAAAAAAAGGAATTTATGTAGTAATTATTGGAGAACCAAATGTAGGTAAATCTACGTTATTCAATTACGTAATTCAAGAAAACCGTTCGATTATATCTCACATAGAAGGGACAACTAGAGATAGTATAGAAGGAGAATTGATTTTGAATGGGATACATTTTCATTTTGTGGATACAGCAGGAATTAGAGATACGAAAGATACAATAGAAATAATGGGGGTTCGAAAGACTATGGAAAAAATACAAGAAGCTCAAGTCCTATTATACCTTTTTGATGCATCTAAAAATGATAGAAAAAAACAGAAAAAAATGCTCAAAAAAATTCAAATTATCCACGAAAAAAATCCACTTAAAAAAATTTTAGTGATTGCTAATAAATCGGATCTATCCTCTTTTAAAGACTTCTATAACTTAAAATCAAAGTTTTCTTATTTTTTTGAAATTTCTGCAAAAAATCATCACGGTATAAAAAGAATTCTCTATACTTTAAGTAATTTATTCATTGAAAAATTAAAAGAAAAAAATATTATTGTGACACAAAACCGACATTATGAAGCATTGAAACAATCCTTAAAGGAAGTCTTACTTGCTCATGATGCATTAAGTAAAAGATTACCAGAAGATTTAGTTTCTATACATATCAAAGAGGCTTTACATCATTTAGGAAAAATTACAGGTGAAATCACTAATGAAGAGGTACTAAAAAACATATTCTCCCAATTTTGTATTGGAAAATAA
- the gltX gene encoding glutamate--tRNA ligase translates to MSCIRVRFAPSPTGPLHLGGIRTALYNYLFAKKNQGKFILRLEDTDRKRFVQNSESYILETLKWCQIEPDEGVGYGGKYFPYYQSQRGYIYRIYLNKLLEKGDAYYAFDTDKELNKKRKEYYNRGLTFSYNARVRMSLNNSLKMTKKQLSYKLNDGTSYVIRFKIKPGEKLKIQDMIRGTIMVNTDTLDDKVLLKSNGVATYHLANTIDDYLMKITHVIRGEEWIPSMPLHLLLYRSFGWIPPIFAHLPLILRDDGKGKISKRNAESLDFPIFPLQWKVPGNKTIIKGYRELGYFPEAFVNMLAFLGWNPGGKKEIFSLQELKNSFSLEKINKSGVTFNLKKANWFNKQYLNKKKEEIFSFLCIELKNRSLLYEKDYLWKVIHLTINRIYFIHEIWEHSFYFFVSPSYYDPSFFDKICHQNTIDQLKFCKKSLSEVHKFTYVNLRFLLKKRIYDKNIHEIMQLFRLSLVGALKGSDIFMILEMLGQEESIRRIENMMKKIKEKIDNDSFC, encoded by the coding sequence ATGTCATGTATAAGAGTTCGTTTTGCTCCTAGTCCTACAGGTCCACTCCATTTAGGTGGAATAAGGACTGCTTTATATAACTATCTTTTTGCTAAAAAAAATCAAGGAAAATTTATTCTTAGACTAGAAGATACGGATAGAAAAAGATTTGTTCAAAATTCTGAATCCTATATTTTGGAAACATTAAAATGGTGCCAGATCGAACCTGATGAAGGAGTTGGTTATGGTGGTAAATATTTTCCTTATTATCAATCTCAACGTGGATATATTTATCGTATTTATTTAAATAAACTGTTAGAGAAAGGGGATGCTTATTATGCTTTTGATACAGATAAGGAACTTAATAAAAAAAGGAAGGAATATTACAATCGTGGATTAACTTTTTCTTATAATGCAAGAGTACGAATGTCCCTTAATAATTCCTTAAAAATGACAAAAAAACAATTATCTTACAAATTAAATGATGGAACTTCCTATGTCATTAGATTTAAAATTAAACCTGGAGAAAAATTGAAAATACAGGATATGATACGTGGAACTATTATGGTAAATACAGATACTTTAGACGATAAAGTCTTATTAAAATCTAATGGAGTTGCTACTTATCATTTAGCTAATACTATAGACGATTATTTAATGAAAATAACTCATGTAATCAGAGGAGAAGAATGGATCCCATCCATGCCATTGCACCTATTATTGTATCGTTCATTTGGTTGGATCCCTCCTATTTTTGCACATTTACCTTTAATATTAAGAGATGATGGAAAAGGAAAAATAAGCAAACGAAATGCAGAAAGTTTAGATTTTCCTATATTTCCTTTGCAATGGAAAGTTCCCGGTAATAAAACCATTATTAAAGGATACAGAGAGCTAGGTTATTTTCCAGAAGCTTTTGTTAATATGCTAGCTTTTTTAGGATGGAATCCTGGAGGTAAAAAAGAAATTTTTTCTTTACAAGAATTAAAAAATTCTTTTTCTTTAGAAAAAATCAATAAATCTGGAGTGACTTTTAATTTAAAGAAGGCCAATTGGTTCAATAAACAATATTTAAATAAAAAAAAAGAAGAAATATTTTCATTTCTTTGTATAGAACTAAAAAATCGTTCTCTTTTATATGAAAAAGATTATTTATGGAAAGTGATCCATCTAACAATAAATAGGATTTATTTTATTCATGAAATTTGGGAACATTCTTTTTACTTTTTTGTTTCTCCTAGTTATTATGATCCCAGTTTTTTTGATAAAATTTGTCATCAAAATACTATTGATCAATTAAAATTTTGTAAAAAATCATTATCAGAGGTTCATAAATTTACATACGTAAATTTAAGATTTTTGTTAAAAAAAAGAATATACGATAAAAATATCCATGAAATAATGCAACTATTTCGTTTATCTTTAGTAGGTGCTTTAAAAGGATCTGACATTTTCATGATTTTGGAAATGTTAGGTCAAGAAGAAAGTATACGACGTATAGAAAATATGATGAAAAAAATTAAAGAAAAAATTGATAATGATTCTTTTTGTTGA
- the rpsF gene encoding 30S ribosomal protein S6, with product MLKHYENIMIITPVLSDDQAKKTAKEYENYLIQKNGKIVYQEHWGLKKLAYPIQKKQSGCYHLFEFLFNSNLVSDLELKLRQDERILRFITVKLNKYGIEYAERRRNKFFNKNKEL from the coding sequence ATGCTTAAACATTATGAAAATATAATGATAATTACACCAGTTTTGTCGGATGATCAAGCAAAAAAAACGGCAAAAGAATATGAAAATTATCTAATACAAAAAAATGGAAAAATAGTTTATCAGGAACATTGGGGTTTAAAAAAATTAGCTTATCCAATTCAAAAAAAACAAAGTGGTTGTTATCATTTATTTGAATTTTTATTCAATTCTAACTTAGTATCTGATTTAGAATTGAAATTAAGACAAGATGAACGAATTTTACGTTTTATTACTGTAAAATTAAATAAATATGGGATAGAATATGCAGAAAGGAGAAGAAATAAATTTTTTAACAAGAACAAAGAATTATGA
- the rpsR gene encoding 30S ribosomal protein S18 has translation MSLEEIDQKNIKKKGGDSDLRYLSPLKIETKLEKKYCFFEKSNIKYIDYKDPTFLIKFLNAQGKILPRRITGTLQKNQKKLNSAIKRCRQIGLLPFVTDDLR, from the coding sequence ATGAGTTTAGAGGAGATAGATCAAAAAAATATAAAAAAAAAAGGAGGAGATAGCGATTTAAGATACTTATCTCCTCTTAAAATAGAAACAAAATTAGAAAAAAAATATTGTTTTTTTGAAAAAAGTAATATAAAGTATATAGATTATAAGGATCCTACCTTTTTAATAAAATTTCTGAATGCACAAGGTAAAATTTTACCACGTCGTATTACAGGTACTCTACAAAAAAATCAAAAAAAATTAAATTCTGCTATAAAAAGATGCAGACAAATAGGGCTTTTACCTTTTGTTACAGATGATTTAAGATAA